A single window of Metallosphaera hakonensis JCM 8857 = DSM 7519 DNA harbors:
- the amrS gene encoding AmmeMemoRadiSam system radical SAM enzyme: MQREAVLYTRVGDRVRCDACARKCLIGEGKIGFCGVRSVSQGKLYLNVYAKVAAAHIDPIEKKPLVHFNPGSRVLSFSTFGCNWMCMYCQNFDISQRRVVDGADLSPDDIVEMARAYEVEGITYTYNEPAIFAEFAHDTGIIARKYGMFNTMVTNGYWSEELVEYVKDFLDAVTVDFKGNGEPKFLKRYVSASGPEPIFQTIAELIRRGIHVEITDLIIPEIGDNLEFARSFLKRLYDIVGPDVPIHFLRFHPDYKLNNLPVTPVEVLEAHHKIAKETGFRFAYVGNVPGHPLENTYCPNCGYVVIERNGFRIESWNLTEDMRCKKCGYKLPIKGKRSRYYRQDRFEPIFI, from the coding sequence ATGCAAAGGGAAGCCGTACTATACACTAGAGTTGGAGACAGAGTAAGATGTGATGCTTGCGCTAGAAAATGCCTAATAGGAGAGGGCAAAATAGGATTTTGTGGAGTAAGATCTGTATCCCAGGGCAAACTTTATCTGAACGTTTACGCCAAGGTCGCAGCTGCCCACATAGATCCTATAGAGAAGAAGCCCTTGGTGCACTTTAATCCAGGGTCCAGAGTTTTGTCGTTCTCCACGTTTGGATGCAATTGGATGTGTATGTATTGCCAGAACTTCGATATTAGCCAGAGGAGAGTTGTGGATGGGGCAGACCTCTCACCTGATGACATAGTTGAAATGGCAAGAGCCTATGAAGTGGAGGGAATAACTTACACGTACAACGAGCCAGCAATATTTGCCGAATTCGCCCACGACACTGGAATTATAGCTAGGAAGTATGGAATGTTTAACACAATGGTTACCAACGGTTATTGGAGCGAGGAATTAGTAGAATACGTTAAGGATTTCTTGGATGCAGTAACTGTGGATTTCAAGGGAAACGGGGAACCCAAGTTTCTGAAGAGGTATGTAAGTGCTTCTGGACCTGAGCCCATATTTCAGACAATTGCTGAGCTCATAAGAAGAGGAATCCACGTTGAAATAACTGATCTCATCATACCTGAGATAGGGGATAACCTGGAGTTCGCCAGATCTTTCCTAAAGAGATTGTATGATATTGTGGGACCTGACGTTCCCATCCATTTCCTGAGGTTTCACCCAGATTACAAGCTCAATAATCTCCCCGTGACTCCTGTTGAGGTTCTTGAAGCTCATCATAAGATTGCGAAGGAAACTGGATTTAGATTCGCTTATGTGGGCAATGTTCCTGGACATCCCTTGGAGAACACCTACTGCCCCAACTGCGGCTATGTGGTCATAGAGAGAAACGGTTTCAGAATAGAGAGCTGGAACTTAACTGAAGATATGCGATGTAAGAAATGTGGTTACAAGTTACCCATAAAGGGAAAAAGATCCAGATATTATAGACAGGATAGATTCGAGCCCATTTTCATTTAG
- the lysX gene encoding lysine biosynthesis protein LysX has product MKVALVVDLVRQEEKLLVKALNDKQISYDVLNVAQEPLPFNRALGRYDVAVIRAVSMYRSLYAAAVLEGTGVHTINSTDVISVAGDKILTYSKLFKAGIPVPQSIIAMSPDSVMKAYEQIGFPLIDKPPIGSWGRMVSLIRDILEGKTIIEHREMMGNSALKVHIVQEYITGKNRDIRCIVMGDELLGCYARNIPSNEWRANVALGGTPTPLEVDNALKETALKAVKVINGEFVSIDILEHQSRGYVINELNDVPEFKGFMLATGIDVANKLVDYIREKFS; this is encoded by the coding sequence ATGAAAGTAGCCCTAGTTGTGGATCTAGTTAGGCAAGAGGAAAAGCTCCTTGTTAAGGCCCTCAACGACAAGCAAATTAGTTATGACGTGCTGAACGTAGCTCAAGAGCCTCTTCCCTTCAATAGAGCTCTAGGGAGGTACGACGTTGCAGTAATTAGGGCTGTTAGTATGTACAGGTCGCTCTACGCTGCTGCAGTTCTAGAAGGTACAGGGGTTCATACAATAAACTCAACTGATGTGATAAGCGTTGCAGGAGATAAGATACTGACATATTCCAAGTTGTTCAAGGCAGGGATACCTGTTCCACAGTCTATCATCGCTATGTCTCCAGACTCGGTCATGAAGGCCTATGAGCAAATAGGGTTTCCGTTAATCGATAAACCTCCAATCGGGAGCTGGGGAAGAATGGTTTCCCTCATCAGGGACATTCTAGAGGGCAAAACCATAATAGAACACAGGGAGATGATGGGAAACTCAGCCTTGAAAGTCCATATTGTCCAAGAATACATAACTGGGAAAAACAGGGACATAAGATGTATTGTTATGGGTGACGAACTTTTAGGTTGCTATGCGAGAAACATTCCTTCTAACGAATGGAGGGCTAACGTAGCGCTTGGAGGGACACCAACGCCACTCGAGGTAGATAATGCGCTCAAAGAGACAGCGTTAAAGGCAGTGAAAGTGATCAATGGGGAATTCGTTTCTATAGACATCTTGGAACACCAATCAAGGGGATACGTGATAAATGAACTTAATGACGTACCAGAATTCAAGGGATTTATGTTAGCTACTGGAATTGATGTGGCCAATAAATTGGTAGATTATATTAGGGAAAAATTCTCTTAG
- a CDS encoding 3-hydroxyacyl-CoA dehydrogenase family protein, which produces MSEKISIVGAGVIGVGWATLFASKGYRVSLYTEKKETLDKGVEKLRNYLQVMKNNSQIQEEVSSVLSRVNPTTNLDEAVGDSTFVIEAIIEDYEAKKKLFGYLDKALSKDVILASSTSGLLMTEIQKAMLSHPERGVIAHPWNPPHLLPLVEVVPGEKTSQDVLEKTRELMEKLDRVVVVLKKEVPGFVGNRLAFALFREAVHLVDEGVATVEDIDKVMTAAIGLRWAFMGPFLTYHLGGGEGGLEYFFNRGFGFGANEWLHSLAKYDKFPYTGVVKAVQQMKEYSFIKGKTFQEISKWRDEKLLRVYKLVWEQKS; this is translated from the coding sequence ATGAGTGAAAAGATATCCATAGTAGGAGCGGGCGTGATCGGGGTAGGTTGGGCTACCCTCTTCGCGTCAAAAGGATATAGGGTTTCATTGTACACAGAGAAAAAGGAGACCTTGGACAAGGGAGTAGAGAAATTGAGGAACTACCTTCAAGTCATGAAAAACAATTCCCAGATCCAAGAGGAAGTTAGCTCAGTATTGTCTAGGGTTAATCCCACCACCAACTTAGATGAGGCAGTGGGCGACTCTACGTTCGTAATAGAGGCCATAATAGAGGACTATGAGGCTAAGAAAAAGTTATTTGGATATCTTGACAAGGCCTTATCTAAGGACGTAATACTAGCCAGTAGCACTTCCGGTTTGCTCATGACCGAGATTCAGAAGGCCATGTTATCCCACCCAGAGAGGGGAGTGATAGCTCATCCATGGAATCCACCCCATCTTCTTCCCCTGGTTGAGGTAGTCCCCGGGGAGAAAACTTCCCAGGACGTGCTAGAGAAAACTAGGGAACTCATGGAGAAACTTGACAGGGTGGTCGTAGTTCTCAAGAAAGAAGTTCCTGGATTCGTAGGTAATAGGCTTGCGTTCGCCCTGTTTAGAGAGGCAGTTCATCTGGTTGATGAGGGAGTGGCCACTGTTGAAGATATAGACAAAGTTATGACTGCCGCCATAGGTCTGAGATGGGCCTTCATGGGTCCTTTCCTGACATATCATCTTGGTGGAGGAGAAGGGGGATTGGAGTACTTCTTTAACAGGGGGTTTGGATTCGGAGCTAACGAGTGGCTGCATTCCTTGGCTAAATATGATAAATTCCCCTACACTGGGGTAGTAAAGGCCGTTCAACAAATGAAGGAGTATAGTTTCATCAAGGGCAAAACTTTCCAAGAAATATCCAAGTGGAGAGATGAGAAACTTCTTCGTGTTTATAAACTCGTATGGGAACAAAAAAGCTAA
- a CDS encoding cupin domain-containing protein, producing MSKLLVRKDLQAELREHVNSIVKEIENDDLKVVVFMENTEPPQRIKPKVIKFEPTLKLLRTLADKGEVEKGVSKIMFYSPSTGRSRGLTPTMMAGFQYIKPGTSTKPHSHNMASIYLVVRGQGYSEIDGEIYSWSSGDVFVVPANAVHSHTNTGNEDVVLFDVTDSGLLENMGILEFKEEA from the coding sequence ATGTCTAAACTCTTGGTAAGAAAGGATCTCCAAGCTGAATTGAGAGAGCACGTAAATAGCATTGTAAAGGAAATAGAAAACGATGATTTAAAAGTAGTTGTATTCATGGAAAATACCGAGCCTCCTCAAAGGATTAAGCCCAAAGTAATAAAGTTCGAGCCCACCCTCAAATTACTTCGGACTTTAGCGGACAAGGGAGAGGTGGAGAAGGGCGTCTCCAAGATAATGTTCTACTCCCCAAGCACTGGAAGATCTAGGGGGTTAACCCCAACAATGATGGCCGGCTTTCAATATATAAAGCCTGGCACGAGCACGAAACCGCACTCTCACAACATGGCGTCCATATACTTAGTGGTAAGGGGACAAGGTTACTCTGAAATAGACGGCGAGATTTACAGCTGGAGTTCTGGCGACGTGTTTGTGGTGCCGGCTAACGCGGTTCACAGCCACACTAACACAGGCAACGAAGATGTGGTCCTGTTTGATGTGACCGATTCAGGGTTACTTGAAAATATGGGAATACTCGAGTTTAAAGAAGAAGCTTAG
- a CDS encoding DUF309 domain-containing protein, with translation MMERFILFYPFDVRLERKSGKDYNLVDIRECKYKELDVIGNLESVIRDYGQPLFIVKVGEGRESLWNLLNECRFWEAHEKLEEIWRRSQGIERKYLQALILICASMIKSRRNPSVSDQLMEKALSLISELPEDLLPLLYVRLGLNT, from the coding sequence ATGATGGAGAGGTTCATTCTATTTTATCCTTTTGACGTTAGGCTCGAAAGGAAGAGTGGAAAGGACTATAACCTTGTAGACATAAGGGAGTGTAAATACAAGGAACTCGATGTGATAGGTAACTTGGAGAGCGTCATTAGGGATTACGGTCAACCGCTATTCATCGTGAAGGTTGGAGAGGGGAGGGAAAGTCTCTGGAATCTCTTAAACGAATGTAGATTCTGGGAAGCTCACGAGAAACTCGAGGAAATTTGGAGGAGGTCCCAGGGTATTGAAAGGAAGTACCTGCAGGCGTTAATCCTAATTTGCGCATCCATGATAAAATCCAGAAGGAACCCTAGCGTTTCAGATCAGTTAATGGAAAAAGCCTTATCTCTTATATCCGAACTTCCTGAGGATCTCCTTCCGCTCCTTTATGTCAGGCTCGGACTCAACACCTAG
- a CDS encoding adenosine-specific kinase, whose protein sequence is MIKFDVVKIDILENTNVIVGHSHFIKTVEDIYETLASSSPTLKFGIAFSEASGKRLIRYDGNDEELVKLAIENCKRIGAGHTFVIYIKNGYPINVLNRIKVVEEVVRIHAATANPLQVIVAETEQGRGVIGVVDGMSPLGVESEPDIKERKEILRKFGYKR, encoded by the coding sequence ATGATAAAGTTTGACGTAGTTAAAATAGATATCCTGGAAAATACGAACGTAATTGTTGGTCACTCACACTTCATAAAGACCGTTGAGGATATCTATGAGACCTTAGCTTCGTCGTCTCCCACTCTGAAGTTTGGGATAGCGTTCAGCGAAGCCAGTGGGAAAAGATTGATCAGATATGATGGTAACGATGAGGAGCTAGTCAAACTCGCAATTGAGAATTGTAAGAGGATAGGTGCAGGCCATACTTTTGTTATTTACATTAAGAATGGCTATCCCATAAACGTTTTGAACAGAATTAAGGTTGTTGAGGAGGTAGTAAGAATCCATGCAGCCACGGCTAATCCTCTCCAAGTCATAGTCGCGGAGACTGAACAGGGAAGAGGAGTGATTGGAGTGGTTGACGGCATGTCACCTCTAGGTGTTGAGTCCGAGCCTGACATAAAGGAGCGGAAGGAGATCCTCAGGAAGTTCGGATATAAGAGATAA